The DNA sequence CGCACGACAACAGGAGCCGGCCCACCTCGCTGAGCGCGGTGGCGATCCGGATCTGGTCCTGGTGTTCGAAGCCGACCGCGTCGGCCACCTCACGGCCGCGCTGACGTACGACGAAGATGTCCTGCTCGATCCGGAGCGTCATCGACAGGATCAGCGTCGGATCGGCCTCGGCCGACCGGCCGTCCGGCCCGCTCATCCGGGTGTCCGGGCGACGAGTACGCAGGCGTCGTCCCGCCGTACGCCGGCGTCGCGCAGCATGGTCGCGGCGATGAGCTGCGGGGCCCGGGTGAGCAGGCCCGGGTAGTCGTCCGCCCGCCACCGGTCGGCGACCCCGTCGGAGTGCATGATCACCACCCCGGTACGGGGCAGCGCGTAGTCGTACTCCCGGACGACGCGGCGTTGGTGGCCGGCGATGCCGGGCATCGACACCATGCCCCGGCGGGTGTTCCCGTCGATGACGACGCCGGCGATGTTGCCCAGCCCGGCATAGCGGACGACGGCGGCCGCGGCGTCCAGTTCGGCGACGGCAACCGCGGCGCCACGGGTGTGACCCAGCGCGCGGTGCAGGTGCTCGACGAGCGCGGCCGGCGGCACCGCCGGAGCGGTGTGGAAGGCGGACACGGCGGCCGCGGTGGCGGCGGCGGCGAGCGGGCCGTGGCCGAGTCCGTCGCAGAGCAGGAGTTGGTGCCTTCCCTGCGTGACCCGGACGGCGAACCCGTCGCCGCTGACCATCTCGCCGGTCAGCGGCCGGACGACGCCACCGGCCCAGCCGGGTGCCGGCGCCGGCCCGGGCCACACCTGCACGGCGAGTACGGTGCCGCGTCCGGGCACGCTGTGCGCGTCGGACCAGCTCGCCTGGCGGGCGATCGAACCGAGTCCGATGCCGAGCGTGCCGGCGGTGGAGTGGCCGTCGCGGGCCGAGTAGGCCAGGTCGACCATGCCCGGCCCGGAGTCGACCGCGATGATCTCGACTCCGGCGATATCGTCGGCGCGTACCGGTCGCAGCAGCAGCACACCCTCGTCGGCGTGCTTCACCAGGTTGCTGGTGAGTTCGGCGGCGGCGATGGCCAGCGCGGCGGTCGGGCCGGCGCCGAGGTCGATCTGGGCGGCGAGCCGCTCGGCGGCCCGCCGGACGGCGCTGGCGCTGCTGGCTTCCTCGACGCGGAACCAGATGCCCTCGTCGCCCAGTCTCTCCGGGTTCGCCACGGCTGCTCCGATCAGCGGGACCATTTGGTCACCGTGACGCGGGTGCCTCGGCCCACCGCGGTCTCGATGTCGAACTCGTCGACCAGCCGGCGGGCGCCGCTCAGGCCCAGGCCCAGGCCGCCGCCGGTGGTGTAGCCGTCGGTCAGCGCCAGGTCGAGGTCGGTGATCCCGGGCCCGTCGTCGGCGAAGACGATCTGGATGCCGCGCCGGCGGCCGTTGTCGACCACGGCGACCGACACCGAGCCGCCGCCCCCGTAGACCAGGGTGTTGCGGGCGAGTTCGCTGGCTGCGGTTACCAGCTTGGTCTGGTCGACCAGCGAGAGCTTGACCGCCACCGCGACCGTACGCACCAGCTGCCGGACACGTACGACGTCCTCGTCCGCGGCGATGGTCTGCGTCTGGGTCTGGCCGGTTTCGAGCCCGGCGGTCATGGCGACTTCGCCACCGGCTCGGCCTCGGTGGAGTCGATGTCCTCGTCGTCGAACTCGAGATCATCGTCCGGCCGGGCAAGCAGTTCGATGCCGCGCTCGACGTTGAGCGCGGTGCGGATCCCGTTGAGTGACAGGCCCAACTCGACGAGGGTGATCGCCACGGCGGGCCGCATGCCCACCACGACCGTCTCGGCGTCGAGCACCTTGGAGATCGAGGCGATCGTGGCGAGCATCCGGCCGACGAACGAGTCGACGATGTCCAGGGCGGTGATATCGATGATCACACCGTGGCAGCCGGTCGCGACGATCCGCTCGGCCAGATCCTCCTGCAGCTGGACGGCGGTCTGGTCCTGCATGTCGATCTGGATCGAGACGAGCAGGATGTCGCCGATCTTCAGAACCGGTACGCGTTCCACCTCAGAAGGCCTTCCGCGCCGTACGACGGGTGGAGTCGACCCCGGTCAGTCGCAGGACGTGCCGCAGGGCGTCGGCGAGGGTGGCCTTGGTGGCGATGTCGCCGAACTCGATGCCCAGGGCCACGATCGTCTGGGCGATCTGCGGCCGGATGCCGGAGATGATGCAGTCCGCCCCCATCAGTCGGGCGGCGACGACGGTCTTCAGGATGTGCTGGGCGACCTGGGTGTCGACGGCCGGCACACCGGTGATGTCGATGATCGCGTACGGCGATCCGGTGTCGACCAGCGTCTGGAGCAGCCGCTCCATCACCACCTGGGCGCGGGCCGAGTCGAGGGTGCCGACCAACGGCACCGCGACCACGCCCTCCCAGAGCTTGACGACCGGGGTGGACAGCTCCAGGAGCTGCTCGGCCTGGTCGGCGATCAGCTCCTCACGTGCCTTGGTGTACGTCTCGAAGGTGAACAGGCCCATCTGGTCGACGAAGGCGCTGAACGCGACGTAGTCCCGCAGCCCCGTCGCGTCGGCGCCGCGGACGTCGATCAGGTCGAGCAGCACCTCTTTCAGCGCGAATACGCTGACCGCGGTCTCCGTGGCGCTGAAGCCCTGGCGGGCCCGGCTGCGGGACAGGTCGGCGAGCACGGCACGCAGTTCGGCGGCCGATTCGTCGCCCAGGTCGACGCCGCCCCCGCCGACCGCGGCCTGCAGGCCGCGGTTCAGATCCTCCACCTGCCGCTTGAGTTCGGCGCGGCTCTGCCGCCCGCGCAGCGAGGTGGCCACCAGATCGGTCCAGCGGTCGACGATCTGTTCGGAGTGCTGCGTGAGCAGGTCGGCCAGCCGGCCGGTCTCGTCCGTGTCCAGTGCCATCCGTGCCTCCCTCGCCCCCGGTCACCCGCCGGTGCGCCGCCGGGTCGGACCGGGCGGACTCTATCACCGCACTCCACCGCGTTAGTTGCTGCGCGTCAACGATTTTCGCGGACGTCACAGCTCGCCGTTTCCGCCCCGCCCGGAGCCCCGCCCCATCCGGGACGGATGGCTGACCGTGGAGTAACGTTCGGACGATAGGCGGGAGGTCGCGGATGTCGTTGACGGTGCACACGGAGCAACAGGGCAATCTGGTCGTCGTGTCGGTCGCGGGCGAACTCGACATGGCGACCGCGCCGCAACTTCAGGATCAGATCACAGATCTGCTCGACAAGGGCCGGAACCGGCTGGTCTTCGACCTCGCCGAGGTCTCGTTCTGTGATTCGACCGGCCTGTCGGTGTTCGTCCGGGCGAAGAACAGCTGTGACGAGGCCGGCGGCGTGGTGCGGCTGGCCGCACCGCAGCGTGGCGTGCTGCGCATCCTCGAGGTCAGCGGACTGGTCGAGGTGTTGCAGACCTACCCGACGGTCGCCGAGGCGGTCGCCGACGGCAGCACCACCGAGCCGGCCGCCGGCTGACCTCCGCTCACCGCGACGCGCCGGCCACGGCACCGGGTTCGTCCTCCAGATAGCGGGGTCGGGCCATCGCCAGGCCGGCGAGTGTCTGCACGACCACCGCGGCCAGCAGGAGACCGATCGGCAGGTGCCAGCCACCGGTCGCCGCGTAGAGCATGCCGACCAGCAGGGGGCCGAGCGCCGCGATCGCGTACCCGGTGCTCTGGGCGAACGCCGACAGCGCGACCGTTCCCTCGGCCGTCCTGGCCCGCAGGCCGATCGTCACCAGCACCAGCGGAAACGCCCCGTGCCCGATGGCGAGCAGGGCCACCCAGAGCAGGGCACCCTCGTACGGCAGGAACGCCAGGCCCACGTAGGCGACCGCCATCGCGGTCGAGAGCAGCACGATCGCCGGCCGCAGCGCACCCGCCCGGGTGGCCACCGAGGGCATGACCAGCGCCACCGGGATGCCGAACGCGGTGACCAGCGCCAGCAGCAGACCGGCGTTCTGGGCCGAGTAGCCGGCGTCCCGGAACATCTGTGCCAGCCAGCCCATCGCCGCGTACCCGCCCAGCGACTGCACCCCGAAATAGAGGGCCATGGCCCAGCCGAGCCGGGTACGGCCGGGCCGGAGCCGGCCGCCGCGGGTCGGACCGGCCGCGGCCGCCGACGGCCGCCGGGTGCGCCGGAGCGCCGCCGGCAACCAGGGCAGCAGCGCGACCGCGGCGAGCAGTGCCCAGGCGCCGAGTCCGAAGCGCCAGGAGCCGAACGCGTGCGCGACCGGCACGGCCGCCGCGGCCGCCACCGTCGTGCCGATCGTCAACGACATCGAGTACGCCCCGGTGACCAGTCCGGCCCGGTCCGGGAAGTACTGCTTGACCAGCATCGGCAGCAGGATGTTGGCGACGGCGACACCGGCCAGCGCGACGGCGGTCAGCGCCACGAAGACGTACGGGTTGCCGGTGAGGACCCGCAGCACCTGTCCGCCGGCGAGGACGGCCATCGCGACGGCCAGCAGTCGGGCCGGCGAGAGCCGGCGGACCAGCCACGGGGTCGTCGCGCCGAGGACGGAGAAGGCGATCGCCGGCATGGTGGTGATCAGGCCGGCCATCGCCCCGGACGCGCCGAGCCCGGCCCGGACCTCGTCGAGCAGGGCGCCCAGGCTGGTGACTGCGGTACGCAGGTTGAGCGCGACGAGCAGGATGCCGGCCAGGACCAGCAGCCCGCCACGAACCGCCGACCCGCTCGGGGAGCCTTCGGCGGCCGGCGGACCGGCGGCCGCGTCGATCGCCGGGGCAGGGGCCGCGGTGGTGGTCGGCGACGGTTCGACGCGCGCGGCGGTCGCCTCGGCGAGGGCGGTGGGTGGCGGGGTCATACCGGCGACCATACAATCATGGGATGATTTCGGGCCGGAGCTGTAACCGATGACACTGTCGTCGACGGGGTCCCGCGCCGGTGCCCGGCAGACCCTCGTCCGCCAGGTCATCGACCAACTCAACGAGCAGGTGACCCGCGGCGCCTGGCCGCTCGGCAGCAAGATCCCGACCGAGCCGCAACTCGTGGCGTCGCTCGGCGTGGGGCGCAACACGGTCCGCGAGGCGGTCCGCGCCCTCGTGCACGCCGGCGTCCTGGAGTGCCGGCAGGGCTCCGGGACCTACGTCACCTCGACCGACGAACTGTCCGGTGCGGTCGCCCGCCGGCTCGCCCCCACCGAGGCCCCGGAGGTCGTCCGGGCCACCCGGGCCGCCGAGGCCGTCGAGGTACGTCGGGCGTTCGAGGTGGAGGCGGCCCGGCTCGCGGCGTTGCGACGTACCTCGGCGGACCTTGCCGCGCTCGACGCCGCACTGTCCGCCCGGGAGGCCGCCTGGGAGTCCGGCCGGCTGGCGGTCTTCGTGGCCGCCGACGCGGAACTGCACACAACGATCGTGGCCGCGGCCCACAACTCGATGCTGGCCGAACTGTACGCGTCGTTCGGTACGGCGATGCGCGCCACGCTGACCGAGGCGATCGGCCCGGAACTGCACCCCGACCGGTACGTCGACCACTCCGCCCTGGTCGAGGCGATCCGGGCCGGCGACACCGAACGCGCGACGCGCGAGGCGGGTGCGTTCCTGGAGACACCCCTTCGGGCATAGGTTGTCGATCGACAGCGGCAATCTTCCCCGGAGGTTGGGAATGCTCAAGGGCTTCAAGGACTTCATCCTGCGCGGCAACGTCGTCGACCTGGCGGTCGGTATCGTGATCGGCGCCGCCTTCACCGCGGTGGTGACCCAGTTCACGAAGTCGTTCCTCGAACCACTGATCCGGGTGATCACCCTGCTGGTCACCGGCGAGAACGGGTTCGACCAGACCGCGCCGACGTTCCGGGGCGTCCCGTTCGACTGGCCGGCGTTCATCAACGCGGCGATCACCCTGTTCCTCACCGCCGCGGTGCTCTACTTCCTGGTGGTCATGCCGATGAACAAGCTCGCCGAGCGGCGCAAGCGGGGCGAGGAGCCGCCGCCCGCCGCGCCGAGCGAGGAGGTCAAGCTCCTCACCGAGATCCGCGACGCGCTGGTCGCCGCCGGCCGGGTGCCCGGCCGCGACGGCGACGCCCTCGACCGGCTGGTCAACCGGGAGCAGCCGCCGGCGCAGCGCTGAGTCCGGCACCCCGGCGGCGCTGGGGCGCCGACGATAGTCGAACATCTGTTCGATAAGGTCCGCGCATGGAGCAGCGGAAACACTGGTGGAACGGCAAGTGGGGACGACTCGCCCGGCGGGACGTCTACCTGCGCGCCGACGCCGACCGGTGGCATGTGGAACAGCGTGCGGGAGGCGCCGAGGGCGTCTCCCGCTTCTACGAGTTCGGCAGCGAGGACGACGCCCTCGACGCCGTACGCGCCCTGCTCGCCGGCCCCGACACCTGGCGGGAACTTTCCGCCCGGCCACCCGCCTGGTGAGCGGGCGCCCGGGTTTGACGGCGGTCGCCGGGGGTACCGAGGCGCCATGCGACCATCAGCCGAGCCGCCGTTCGCCGAGGTCGAATCCGGGATGCGGGTCGTCGACGCGACCGGGGCGGAGATCGGCCGGGTCGCCGTGTCCCGCCCGGGCGACCCCAACGCGGTGACCGTGCAGGCGCCGCCGGACGGCCCCGGCGACGCCCTGTCCGAGGTGAGCACGCCGGCCACGCCGGACGTGCCGCCGGACGCCGCCGCCCGGCTGCTACGAGCCGGCTACCTGCGCGTCGACGGCACTCCCGACCGCTACGTCGCGGCCGACCAGATCGCCGAGGTGACCGGCGACGTCGTACTGCTCAAGGTCAGGACGGATCAGCTGACGTCCGGGCGCTGACCGGCGTACCCGCCGCGCCGTCCCGGGCCGACGGCTCGGCTCCGGCGTGCTTTTCGGTCGGTGTTCCGACGCGCTCCGTGGCCGGTGCGGCACCGGGACCCCGGCGGCGGTGCATCAGCAGCAGCATGAGCCCACCGGCGACCAGGCCCCAGAACGCCGCTCCGATCCCGAGCACCGACAGGCCGGACGCGGTCACCACGAAGGTCACCGCCGCGGCCTCCCGACCTTCGAGGGCGGCCACCGCCGCCGCGAGCGCGGACGCCAGCGCACCCAGCAGGGCGAGCCCGGCCACCGCCTCGACCAGCACCGGCGGCGAGAGGAGTACGAACGCGGTGGCCAGCCCGGCCGTCAACCCGAGTACGACGTAGCCGACGCCCGACGTCACCGCGGCGATCCACCGGCGGTCCCGGTCCGGGTGTGCGTCCGGGCCGGCCACCAGCGCCGCGGTGATCGCGGCGAGGTTGACGACGTGGCCGCCGGCCGGCGCGGTCAGGCCGCTGGCGATCCCGGTGCCGACCAGGATGGGGCGCAGCGGCGCCCGGTAGCCGTAGTTGGCCAGGACCGCCATGCCGGGCACGTTCTGCGAGGCCATCGTGACAACGAAAAGCGGCAGTGCGACGCTGACCAGCGCGGACAGGTTCCAGGTCGGTGCGGTGAACTCGAGAACCGGCAGCAGGGTCGCCCCGGCCAGGCCGCCGGGCGGGCCGGACACCGCGATCGCGACGACGGCCACGACGAGCGCGGCGGGCACCGCCCACCGGCGGGCGAAGCGCGTCAGCACCGCCCAGGTGAGGATCACCGGCGCCGCCATCAGCGGTACGTCGATCAGCGCCCGGACCGGGGCGATGCAGAGGCTGAGCAGTACGCCGGCCAGCATGGCGCTGGCGATCGGCTGCGGAATGGCGGCGATCCACCGCCCGAGTACGGGAAACAGGCCGGCCGCGACGATGAGGGCGGCCGCCACCAGGAACGCGCCGACGGCCGCGCGGAACCCGCCCTCGACCGCCCCGGTGGAGACCAGCAGGGCCGCGCCCGGAGTGGACCAGGCGACGCTGATCGGCAGCCGGTGGCGCAGGCTCAGCAGGATCGCCACCAGCCCCATCACGACGCATAGGGCGAAGAGGCCGGAGGCGGCCTGCCGTTCGGTGGCGCCCACGGCCCGCAGTCCGGCGAGCACCACCGCGAAGGAACTGGCGAAGCCGACGAGGGCGGTCACCACGCCGGCCAGCACCGGTTGTGCCAGACGTCCCATCGGCGGCCTCCCCCCACGAACACACCGTTCCGCAAACGGAACGCTTCGGTCATGCACCATAGCCGGATGGATTCGCGTCGTACAACCCGCCGACCGGCGGTCGACGGAGGCGGCGAGGGCGCCGGGGTCGGCCGACGGGTCCGCGAACTCCGGGAGGCGCGGGGCATCTCGCTGTCCGCCCTGTCCCGACGTGCCGGCGTCGGCAAGGCGACCCTGTCCGGCCTGGAGAACGGCACCCGGAACCCGACCCTGGAGACGCTCTACGCGGTGACGGCCGAGCTGGGCGTACCACTGGCGGCCGTGATCGCCGCGCCCGGTACGGAATCCGCGACGATCCGCGGTACGGCGGTCGAGGCGACCCTGCTGCGGGCCTTCGACGAGGACGACGTCACCTTCGAGCTGTACCGGCTGCGGGTGCCGCCCGGGCCGCCGCAGACCTCGCCGGCCCACCAGCGGGGGGTGACCGAACACCTCACCGTCTTCAGTGGAGTACTCCGCGCCGGCCCTGCCGACGCCCCCGTACTCGCCGGCACCGGCCAGCACATCTCGTGGACCTCCGACGTACCACACGTCTACGGCGCGGTCGGTGACGACGAGGTGCACGCGAGCCTGCTGATCCGCTACCCGGGCCGCTCCCTCCCGTAGACCGCCGGATTCCGCGCCTCGTACCGACCGCGCCGGCTGGATACGATGTCGGCAGTGACACGGGGTGCCCGCCCTTCCGAGCGGGCTGAGATCACACCCGTCGAACCTGATCTAGTTCGTACTAGCGAAGGGATGTCCGGGTGAGACCACGCCTGTCCGCCGCCCCGCGGTCGACCGACCCGACCAACCACCGACAGACACCACGGGTGCTCTCCATCGCGGGCACCGACCCCACCGGCGGCGCCGGGATCCAGGCGGACCTGAAGAGCATCGCCGCCAACGGCGGGTACGGCATGGCGGTCGTCACCGCCCTGGTCGCCCAGAACACGATGGGCGTCCGGTCCGTACACATCCCGCCGGTGGAGTTCCTCACCGAACAGCTCGACTCGGTCAGCGACGACGTCGAGATCGACGCCGTGAAGATCGGAATGCTGGCGAACTCGGCCATCATCGAAGCGGTGGCCGACTGGCTCCGCCGGCAGCGGCCACCGGTCGTGGTCCTGGACCCCGTCATGGTCGCCACCAGCGGCGACCGGCTGCTCGACGAGCGCGCGGTCGACGCGATCCGGGAACTCGTCCGGCACGCCGACCTCGTCACCCCCAACATCCCGGAACTCGCCGTCCTCGCCGACGAGGCGACAGTGTCCCGATGGGACGACGTCCTGAAGCAGGCGCACCGGGTGTCGACCACGTACGGCGTGACCGTCCTGGCCAAGGGCGGGCACCTCGATGACCGGTACGCCCCCGACGCGCTGGTGGACGCCGCCGGGCAGCTGTCCGGCGGCCGGGACGTCGTCGAGTTCGCCGGCGAACGGATCGAGACGACCAACACGCACGGAACCGGCTGCTCGCTGTCGTCGGCCCTGGCGACCCTGCGCCCGCGGTCACCCGGGTGGGAGGACGCGGTCGACCAGGCGAAGCGCTGGCTGACCGAGAGCATCGCCCACGGTGCGGAGTTGCAGGTTGGACACGGCAACGGCCCGATCAGCCATTTCGCGGGCCTGTGGGCCGCTCACGATCCCTCGTAGCCCGACCGGCCCACACCGGCCACCCCGTGCTCGCGCAGCAGTGTGAGCAGTCTGTCGTGCGGAACCGCATACCTGACGTGGCCGTTGAACCCGACGGTGGTCGTCGCCATGAACAGCGAGTTCAGCAGCGCCTCCTCGGTCGCCTCGAGAACGGCGGCGAACAGCGGGTCCACGTCGGACTCCGGCAGTACCGGCAGGTCCACCTCCGCCGTGGCGAACGCCAGCGCGTAGTCCCCGCTGCCGCTGGTGAAGTCGGACCCCACCCGACCCATCGCGAAGATGGCACGGCGGGCGAGACGGCCGAGCTGGCGGGCGTCCAGGCGGGCATCGGTAGCGACCACGATCACGCACGAGTTTCCGGGGTGCTCGGCGTCCGCACCCGGTCCGACCGGCCCCGGCGCCGTCCGCGCCACCGGCACACCCACCCGCTCGCGCGGCACCGGCACCCCGCACACCCGCAGCACGCCGGAGAAGTTCGACTGGACGAGCACCCCGACCGTCGCGGGTCCGCGCGAGGTCGTGGCGACCCGTGACGACGTACCGATCCCGGCTTTGAAGCCCAGGGCGCCGGTGCCGGTGCCGGCGCCGACACAGCCCTCGTCCGGCAGCCCGCCGGTGGCGCCGGACAGTGCGGCGAGCACGTGTTCCTCGGTCACCGGCCGGGCCCGGATGTCGGAGAGGAAGCCGTCGTTCGTCTCGGCCACCACCGGGTTCACCGATTGCGCGGCTTCCCGTCCGGGCATCGAAAGCAGGTACGTCACCAGCGCGTCCGCGACTCGGAACGTCGACAGGGTCGCGGTCAGCAGCACCGGCGTCTCGATCTCGCCCAGCTCCTCCACCTGGGTCGAGCCCACGATCTTGCCGTACCCGTTGCCGACCGACAGCCCGGCCGGCAGCGCCGGCCGGGTGAGCAACTGATCCGGTACGACCGCGGTGACGCCGGTACGGATGGTCTCGCCGGACACGATCGTGGTGTGCCCGACCCGTACGCCGGCGACGTCGGTGATGGCGTTGTGGACACCCGCCGGCAGCCCACCGACGACGATTCCGAGCTGTCGGGCCCTACGCGGTTCCTGCACGACCGGACGCCTCCTGAATCTTGGCTACGCCTTCCCGGCTTCCTCGCCGATCCTGCCCGTCAGGAGGGCTGTGCCGCGAGATGGTCGCGCACCCGCCCGACAAATGCCGTCACCGCCTGGGGATCAGGCGTCCGGCCGGCCTGGAACATCGCCAGCTGCAACGCCGGCCCGAACTGCTCGTGGCCGTTCATGTCCTCGCGCCGTACCGGCTGGACGACGAAGTGGATGTGGCCGGGCCTGCCGCCGGCGTGCGACCACAAGCAGACGTAGACCTGTTCCGGGCTGGTCAGCGCCGTCACCGCCGATCCCGTACGCCGCAGCAGCGGACCGAGTTCCGCGCTCTCACCTTCGGTCAGCTCGGCGACCTGGACCACGTGCCGCAGCGGCTTGACGATCAGCGTGCCGACCCCGAGCGGCCCGACGCAGTGCTCGACCACCCAGTGCGGCGTCTGGTGAACCCTGCCGCCCGGTACGGCTGCCCGGCCCGCGGTGAGGTCGCAGGCCAGACAGCCGGTGACGTCGTCCATCCGAACCCTCCAGACCTGCCACCCGCGGCAGGTCGCACGACCGCAGGTCTTCCGGATCCCGAGTGGGCCGCCAGGGACTCGAACCCTGAACCTATGGATTAAAAGTCCACAGCTCTGCCTATTGAGCTAGCAGCCCGCGCCGACCAGGCTACCTGACCGGCGCCCAGGGGTCGCACAGTTACTTCCCCATGGACCGACGGTGGCTCGGACGCGGTCGTACGGGTGCCGGCCGTCGCCCGCTCCGCCGGGTGCGGGCGCGGTCAGATGTGGTGCTCTGCCGGAAAGCCGGTCCAGCGCAGCGCGGCGGGGAGGTGTCCCATGTCGTTGAAGAGCACGAGCGCCGGTGGACGGTCCGAGCGGTACAGGATCGTGGTCAAGGCACAGTTGCCCTGGTTGAGGCCGAGCCAGCGCTCCGGAGGGGCGTCGAGGGCATGCCGAACCAGCCAACCGATCAGAAAGTTGTGGGTGACCACCAGCTCGTGGGTGTCCACGTCCGTCTCGGGCGGTACGGCGTACCGCGCGAGGGCAGCGGCGGCCAGGTCCGCACCCAATCTGTATTCCTCGTCGGAAACGTCATCGAGGAACCGGGTGTACACATCGGGCAGCGCCTGCGGGTCGGCCACCGGTGGGATGTAGTCACCCACCAGTTCCGAGGGATGGACCGGTACGCCGGGAAGGTGCTCGCAGATCAACCGTGCGGTCTGCTCCGCGCGGGGCAGCGGTCCGTGGTGGACCGTACTGATCGGAAGGGTCGCCAGCCGCCGCCCCAAAAACCCGGCCTGCTCGCGGCCCCGCTCGGTCAGCGTTCCGTCGGCCAGGGCTTCACCGTGTCGCACGAGATGCAGAAAACGGCCTGCCATGCCACCTCCCCGCTCCAGCTCATTGCCATGGCCGGATCGTCTCCGGCCTGACGCATCCCATCTCCGGATGGAGTCAGAGTTTGGCACAGATAGCAGAAATGGTTGTGGGCCATCCGTTTCGGATGGCCCACAACCATGAAGAAGTCCGGCGGTGTCCTACTCTCCCACACCCTCACAAGTGCAGTACCATCGGCGCTGGAGGGCTTAGCTTCCGGGTTCGGAATGTAACCGGGCGTTTCCCCTCCGCCATAACCGCCGTAACACTATCGACTTATCAAACACCACCCCAACACCACCCAAAATTTCTGGGCGGGGGTCGGGTGTTCGTTTGTCGGGAATCACACAGTGGACGCGTAGCAGCTTAGTAGTCAAGTCCTCGGCCTATTAGTACCGGTCAACTCAACACGTTACCGTGCTTACATCTCCGGCCTATCAACCCAGTCGTCTAACTGGGAGCCTTACCCCACCAAAGTGGGTGGGATACCTCATCTTGAAGCGAGCTTCCCGCTTAGATGCTTTCAGCGGTTATCCCTTCCGAACGTAGCCAACCAGCCATGCTCCTGGCGGAACAACTGGCACACCAGAGGTTCGTCCGTCCCGGTCCTCTCGTACTAGGGACAGCCCTTCTCAAGTATCCTACGCGCACGGCGGATAGGGACCGAACTGTCTCACGACGTTCTAAACCCAGCTCGCGTACCGCTTTAATGGGCGAACAGCCCAACCCTTGGGACCTGCTACAGCCCCAGGATGCGACGAGCCGACATCGAGGTGCCAAACCATCCCGTCGATATGGACTCTTGGGGAAGATCAGCCTGTTATCCCCGGGGTACC is a window from the Polymorphospora rubra genome containing:
- a CDS encoding STAS domain-containing protein is translated as MSLTVHTEQQGNLVVVSVAGELDMATAPQLQDQITDLLDKGRNRLVFDLAEVSFCDSTGLSVFVRAKNSCDEAGGVVRLAAPQRGVLRILEVSGLVEVLQTYPTVAEAVADGSTTEPAAG
- a CDS encoding SpoIIE family protein phosphatase encodes the protein MVPLIGAAVANPERLGDEGIWFRVEEASSASAVRRAAERLAAQIDLGAGPTAALAIAAAELTSNLVKHADEGVLLLRPVRADDIAGVEIIAVDSGPGMVDLAYSARDGHSTAGTLGIGLGSIARQASWSDAHSVPGRGTVLAVQVWPGPAPAPGWAGGVVRPLTGEMVSGDGFAVRVTQGRHQLLLCDGLGHGPLAAAATAAAVSAFHTAPAVPPAALVEHLHRALGHTRGAAVAVAELDAAAAVVRYAGLGNIAGVVIDGNTRRGMVSMPGIAGHQRRVVREYDYALPRTGVVIMHSDGVADRWRADDYPGLLTRAPQLIAATMLRDAGVRRDDACVLVARTPG
- a CDS encoding ATP-binding protein → MTAGLETGQTQTQTIAADEDVVRVRQLVRTVAVAVKLSLVDQTKLVTAASELARNTLVYGGGGSVSVAVVDNGRRRGIQIVFADDGPGITDLDLALTDGYTTGGGLGLGLSGARRLVDEFDIETAVGRGTRVTVTKWSR
- the mscL gene encoding large conductance mechanosensitive channel protein MscL — encoded protein: MLKGFKDFILRGNVVDLAVGIVIGAAFTAVVTQFTKSFLEPLIRVITLLVTGENGFDQTAPTFRGVPFDWPAFINAAITLFLTAAVLYFLVVMPMNKLAERRKRGEEPPPAAPSEEVKLLTEIRDALVAAGRVPGRDGDALDRLVNREQPPAQR
- a CDS encoding benzoate/H(+) symporter BenE family transporter, giving the protein MGRLAQPVLAGVVTALVGFASSFAVVLAGLRAVGATERQAASGLFALCVVMGLVAILLSLRHRLPISVAWSTPGAALLVSTGAVEGGFRAAVGAFLVAAALIVAAGLFPVLGRWIAAIPQPIASAMLAGVLLSLCIAPVRALIDVPLMAAPVILTWAVLTRFARRWAVPAALVVAVVAIAVSGPPGGLAGATLLPVLEFTAPTWNLSALVSVALPLFVVTMASQNVPGMAVLANYGYRAPLRPILVGTGIASGLTAPAGGHVVNLAAITAALVAGPDAHPDRDRRWIAAVTSGVGYVVLGLTAGLATAFVLLSPPVLVEAVAGLALLGALASALAAAVAALEGREAAAVTFVVTASGLSVLGIGAAFWGLVAGGLMLLLMHRRRGPGAAPATERVGTPTEKHAGAEPSARDGAAGTPVSARTSADPS
- a CDS encoding STAS domain-containing protein: MERVPVLKIGDILLVSIQIDMQDQTAVQLQEDLAERIVATGCHGVIIDITALDIVDSFVGRMLATIASISKVLDAETVVVGMRPAVAITLVELGLSLNGIRTALNVERGIELLARPDDDLEFDDEDIDSTEAEPVAKSP
- a CDS encoding MFS transporter, whose protein sequence is MTPPPTALAEATAARVEPSPTTTAAPAPAIDAAAGPPAAEGSPSGSAVRGGLLVLAGILLVALNLRTAVTSLGALLDEVRAGLGASGAMAGLITTMPAIAFSVLGATTPWLVRRLSPARLLAVAMAVLAGGQVLRVLTGNPYVFVALTAVALAGVAVANILLPMLVKQYFPDRAGLVTGAYSMSLTIGTTVAAAAAVPVAHAFGSWRFGLGAWALLAAVALLPWLPAALRRTRRPSAAAAGPTRGGRLRPGRTRLGWAMALYFGVQSLGGYAAMGWLAQMFRDAGYSAQNAGLLLALVTAFGIPVALVMPSVATRAGALRPAIVLLSTAMAVAYVGLAFLPYEGALLWVALLAIGHGAFPLVLVTIGLRARTAEGTVALSAFAQSTGYAIAALGPLLVGMLYAATGGWHLPIGLLLAAVVVQTLAGLAMARPRYLEDEPGAVAGASR
- a CDS encoding STAS domain-containing protein produces the protein MALDTDETGRLADLLTQHSEQIVDRWTDLVATSLRGRQSRAELKRQVEDLNRGLQAAVGGGGVDLGDESAAELRAVLADLSRSRARQGFSATETAVSVFALKEVLLDLIDVRGADATGLRDYVAFSAFVDQMGLFTFETYTKAREELIADQAEQLLELSTPVVKLWEGVVAVPLVGTLDSARAQVVMERLLQTLVDTGSPYAIIDITGVPAVDTQVAQHILKTVVAARLMGADCIISGIRPQIAQTIVALGIEFGDIATKATLADALRHVLRLTGVDSTRRTARKAF
- a CDS encoding FadR/GntR family transcriptional regulator — encoded protein: MTLSSTGSRAGARQTLVRQVIDQLNEQVTRGAWPLGSKIPTEPQLVASLGVGRNTVREAVRALVHAGVLECRQGSGTYVTSTDELSGAVARRLAPTEAPEVVRATRAAEAVEVRRAFEVEAARLAALRRTSADLAALDAALSAREAAWESGRLAVFVAADAELHTTIVAAAHNSMLAELYASFGTAMRATLTEAIGPELHPDRYVDHSALVEAIRAGDTERATREAGAFLETPLRA